In Acidaminococcales bacterium, one genomic interval encodes:
- a CDS encoding branched-chain amino acid ABC transporter substrate-binding protein, whose translation MKKLFSRLLLLAMAMLLVAGCGGEKKAEVVKIGFLAPLTGGNAATGVGLKNSADLAVKKANESGKYPYKFEVVFADDAGDPSTAVSAANKLIADKNIVAVGGHFNSGCALATVPIFHRSKVPIVITAAIHPDITGKGFKEVTRVMTAANVQNEYAGELATKEWGVKTICLINDRTDYGKTNATQFGEAAKKNGATILSEDGIAVGQQDFSALLTNIKAKNPDAVYFGGVATEAALLKRQMADLKMDCLFLSDSGIISDTFNKIAGDAAAGMIAFNIGKPLEELPGGKQFKADYEAAKYAEPYEAYGQFAYDTMGVIMDAISRAKSTDHAKVIEAIRTTKNYKGVIGDTTFDENGQTTTKLITTFISDGGKWVSYDKATIKVVDKKIKK comes from the coding sequence ATGAAAAAATTGTTTTCGCGGTTACTTTTGTTAGCTATGGCAATGCTGCTGGTAGCAGGATGCGGCGGGGAGAAAAAAGCCGAGGTGGTCAAGATTGGCTTTCTGGCGCCGCTCACGGGCGGCAATGCCGCAACCGGGGTCGGCCTGAAAAATTCCGCTGACTTGGCAGTTAAAAAAGCGAACGAATCAGGCAAATATCCTTACAAATTTGAAGTGGTCTTCGCCGATGACGCAGGGGATCCTTCCACCGCCGTATCGGCCGCGAACAAATTGATCGCCGATAAAAATATTGTCGCTGTCGGCGGGCATTTTAACAGCGGATGCGCTCTGGCCACCGTGCCTATTTTCCACAGAAGCAAAGTGCCGATAGTAATCACGGCCGCGATTCATCCCGACATCACCGGCAAAGGCTTCAAAGAAGTCACCCGCGTCATGACGGCCGCCAACGTGCAAAACGAATATGCCGGCGAACTGGCGACCAAAGAATGGGGCGTAAAGACTATTTGCCTTATCAACGACCGTACCGATTACGGCAAGACAAACGCCACGCAGTTCGGCGAGGCGGCCAAGAAAAACGGCGCGACGATTTTGTCGGAAGACGGCATAGCGGTCGGGCAGCAGGATTTTTCAGCCCTTTTGACCAACATAAAAGCCAAAAACCCCGATGCCGTTTATTTTGGCGGCGTGGCGACGGAAGCGGCCCTGCTTAAACGCCAGATGGCCGATCTGAAGATGGATTGCCTGTTTCTAAGCGATTCCGGCATAATTTCCGATACTTTCAATAAAATCGCGGGCGATGCCGCCGCCGGCATGATCGCTTTCAATATCGGCAAACCTTTGGAAGAGCTGCCCGGCGGCAAACAGTTCAAAGCCGACTATGAAGCGGCCAAGTACGCCGAGCCTTACGAGGCTTACGGACAGTTCGCTTATGATACTATGGGCGTGATCATGGACGCTATTTCCAGGGCGAAGTCCACCGACCACGCCAAGGTAATTGAGGCCATAAGGACGACCAAAAACTACAAAGGCGTAATCGGCGACACCACTTTTGACGAAAACGGGCAAACTACCACCAAATTGATCACGACCTTTATTTCCGATGGCGGCAAATGGGTTTCTTATGACAAGGCAACTATTAAAGTGGTTGATAAAAAGATAAAGAAATAA
- the nifJ gene encoding pyruvate:ferredoxin (flavodoxin) oxidoreductase encodes MAKTKTMDGNTAAAYTSYAFTEVAAIFPITPSSPMAEAVDEWSAEGKTNIFGQKVKVVEMQSEGGAVGAVHGSLQSGALTSTYTASQGLLLMIPDMYKIAGELLPAVFHVSARALAANALSIFGDHQDVMATRQTGFALLAESSVQEVMDLSAVAHLSAIEGRLPFLNFFDGFRTSHEVQKIKLLDYDDLAKIIDYKALAAFRSRALSPNRPVMRGTAQNSDIYFQMRESINKFYMALPDIVEKNMRAINKLTGKDYKPFNYYGAPDAERIVVAIGSGCETIESAVDYLNGKGEKVGMVNVHLFRPFSVKHFFAAIPKSVQKVAVLDRTKESGAVGEPLYTDVRAAFYNCGLSPVIVGGRYALGSKEFLPSHVLGIFDELKKPDPMNGFTVGIVDDVTHLSLAPGEDIDATAPGTKNCKFWGLGSDGTVGANKSAIKIIGDHTDMNAQGYFFYDSKKSGGITVSHLRFGSSPIKQPYLIEKADFIACHKQSYINQYDILNGLKKKGVFLLNCLWRPEEAGQRLPAKVKRYIAENEINFYIIDAIGIAAQLGLGGRINMIMQAAFFKLADIIPLGDAVKYLKEAVDESYGLKGQAVLDMNYAAIDRGIDAISKVDAPADWKRAQDEEKAGGAAVPAFIERLLVPVNKMEGDLLPVSIFDGAEDGTFPVGTSAYEKRGIAVDVPEWQPDKCIQCNQCAFVCPHAAVRPALSDAGEAAKAPDVFRSKPAVGAKGLNFSIVISVLDCTGCGNCAQVCPSKEKALVMKPLESQLDKADAWNYSRSLAPKPNPMNTSTVKGVQFETPLLEFSGACAGCGETPYAKLVTQLFGDRMVISNATGCSSIWGASAPSMPYTVNHRGRGPAWANSLFEDNAEFGLGMYTGATQVRGLLTLKVEKALPGAAGELKAALAEWLEKKDESAGTHERAEKLISLLEKERGGDKLLNEIYEGRDYLVKRSQWIFGGDGWAYDIGYGGLDHVLASGEDVNVLVFDTEVYSNTGGQSSKATPAAAIAKFAASGKRTRKKDLGMMAISYGYVYVAQISMGADKAQTLKAIREAEAYRGPSLVIAYAPCINHGLRDGMGKSQLEAKRAVDCGYWAMYRYNPALADEGKNPFVLDSKEPTANFRDFLMGEVRYSSLLQQYPMQAEALFQKTENDAKLRLETYKRLANA; translated from the coding sequence ATGGCAAAAACCAAAACTATGGATGGAAATACTGCGGCGGCATACACGTCATATGCCTTTACCGAAGTGGCGGCCATTTTTCCGATCACGCCGTCGTCGCCCATGGCGGAAGCGGTCGACGAATGGTCGGCAGAGGGAAAAACCAATATTTTCGGGCAAAAAGTGAAGGTCGTCGAAATGCAGTCGGAAGGCGGCGCGGTCGGCGCGGTGCACGGTTCTTTGCAATCAGGCGCGTTGACGTCCACTTATACCGCCTCGCAAGGCCTGCTGCTTATGATACCCGATATGTATAAAATCGCGGGCGAATTGTTGCCCGCAGTATTTCACGTTTCGGCGCGCGCTTTGGCGGCGAACGCGCTCAGTATCTTCGGCGATCATCAGGACGTTATGGCCACGCGACAGACAGGCTTTGCCCTTCTGGCCGAAAGCAGCGTACAGGAAGTGATGGATCTGAGCGCGGTGGCGCATTTGTCGGCCATTGAAGGCCGTTTGCCTTTTCTTAATTTTTTTGACGGTTTCCGCACTTCGCACGAAGTGCAGAAAATAAAGCTGCTGGATTACGACGATCTGGCAAAGATCATCGACTACAAAGCCCTCGCGGCTTTCCGCAGCCGCGCGCTCAGCCCCAACCGGCCGGTTATGCGCGGCACGGCGCAAAACTCCGATATATATTTTCAGATGCGCGAGTCTATCAATAAATTTTATATGGCCTTGCCGGACATCGTGGAAAAGAACATGCGGGCGATCAACAAGCTGACCGGAAAAGATTACAAACCGTTCAATTATTACGGCGCGCCGGACGCCGAACGGATTGTCGTCGCCATTGGCTCCGGCTGCGAAACCATTGAGAGCGCGGTTGATTATCTAAACGGCAAAGGCGAAAAGGTCGGCATGGTCAACGTCCATCTTTTCCGTCCTTTCTCGGTCAAACACTTTTTCGCGGCTATCCCGAAAAGCGTGCAAAAAGTAGCCGTGCTTGACCGCACCAAAGAATCGGGCGCGGTGGGCGAGCCGCTTTATACCGACGTGCGCGCCGCTTTTTACAATTGCGGCTTGAGCCCGGTCATTGTGGGAGGACGCTATGCGTTAGGTTCCAAAGAATTTTTACCGTCGCATGTGCTCGGCATATTTGACGAACTAAAAAAGCCCGACCCGATGAACGGCTTCACCGTCGGCATTGTTGACGACGTTACCCATTTGTCGCTCGCCCCGGGCGAAGATATCGACGCTACCGCCCCCGGCACCAAAAACTGCAAGTTCTGGGGGCTTGGCTCCGACGGCACGGTCGGCGCCAACAAGAGCGCCATTAAAATTATCGGCGACCACACCGACATGAACGCCCAAGGGTATTTCTTTTACGATTCCAAAAAGTCCGGCGGCATCACCGTGTCGCATTTAAGATTCGGCAGCAGCCCGATCAAGCAGCCGTACCTTATTGAAAAGGCCGACTTCATCGCCTGCCACAAACAATCTTACATTAATCAGTATGACATATTGAACGGGTTGAAGAAAAAAGGGGTTTTCCTCCTGAATTGCCTCTGGCGCCCGGAAGAAGCCGGCCAGCGCCTTCCGGCCAAAGTGAAGCGCTATATTGCCGAAAACGAGATTAATTTCTACATTATTGACGCCATAGGCATTGCCGCCCAATTGGGCCTCGGCGGGCGCATCAATATGATCATGCAGGCCGCTTTCTTCAAACTGGCCGACATCATACCGCTTGGCGACGCCGTTAAGTATCTGAAAGAAGCGGTCGATGAATCTTACGGCCTCAAGGGGCAAGCCGTGCTTGACATGAACTACGCCGCGATCGACCGGGGCATTGACGCCATATCAAAGGTAGACGCGCCGGCGGACTGGAAGCGCGCGCAGGACGAGGAAAAGGCCGGCGGGGCAGCAGTCCCCGCTTTTATCGAGCGGCTGCTTGTCCCCGTCAACAAGATGGAAGGCGATTTGTTGCCGGTCAGCATTTTTGACGGCGCGGAAGACGGCACCTTCCCCGTTGGGACTTCTGCCTATGAAAAGCGCGGCATAGCCGTTGACGTGCCGGAATGGCAGCCGGACAAATGCATCCAGTGCAATCAATGCGCTTTTGTCTGCCCCCACGCCGCCGTGCGCCCTGCCCTTTCCGATGCCGGCGAAGCCGCCAAAGCCCCCGATGTTTTCCGCTCAAAACCGGCCGTCGGCGCTAAAGGCCTTAATTTCAGCATAGTAATATCAGTGCTGGATTGTACCGGCTGCGGCAATTGCGCGCAAGTTTGCCCATCCAAGGAAAAGGCGCTGGTCATGAAGCCGCTGGAGAGCCAATTGGACAAGGCCGATGCCTGGAACTATTCCAGAAGCCTTGCGCCCAAGCCAAACCCCATGAATACGTCAACCGTCAAAGGCGTGCAATTTGAAACGCCCTTGCTGGAATTTTCCGGCGCTTGCGCCGGCTGCGGCGAAACGCCCTACGCCAAACTGGTTACCCAGCTTTTCGGCGACCGTATGGTTATAAGCAACGCCACCGGCTGTTCTTCGATTTGGGGCGCCAGCGCGCCTTCCATGCCCTATACCGTCAACCATCGCGGGCGCGGCCCGGCCTGGGCAAATTCGCTCTTTGAAGACAACGCCGAATTTGGCCTCGGCATGTATACGGGCGCAACGCAAGTTCGCGGCCTCTTGACTTTAAAAGTTGAAAAAGCGCTGCCCGGCGCGGCGGGGGAACTTAAAGCCGCCCTTGCCGAATGGCTGGAAAAAAAGGATGAGAGCGCGGGAACGCACGAACGGGCCGAAAAATTGATCAGCCTTTTGGAAAAGGAAAGAGGCGGCGACAAACTGCTCAACGAGATATACGAAGGCCGTGATTATCTTGTGAAGAGATCGCAATGGATATTCGGCGGCGATGGCTGGGCCTACGACATCGGCTACGGCGGCCTTGATCACGTGCTTGCCTCCGGCGAGGACGTCAATGTCCTTGTATTCGATACGGAAGTTTATTCAAATACCGGCGGGCAGTCGTCAAAAGCCACGCCGGCCGCCGCGATCGCCAAATTTGCCGCCAGCGGCAAGCGCACCCGCAAAAAAGATCTCGGCATGATGGCCATTAGCTACGGCTATGTCTATGTAGCGCAAATTTCCATGGGCGCGGATAAAGCCCAGACGCTGAAAGCGATCCGCGAAGCCGAGGCGTACCGCGGCCCCTCGCTTGTCATCGCCTACGCCCCTTGTATCAATCACGGCTTGAGGGACGGCATGGGCAAAAGCCAGTTGGAAGCCAAACGGGCCGTTGACTGCGGTTATTGGGCTATGTACCGATACAATCCCGCTTTGGCGGACGAAGGCAAAAATCCCTTTGTCCTTGACTCCAAAGAGCCAACCGCCAATTTCCGCGATTTTCTCATGGGCGAAGTCAGATATTCCTCGCTTTTGCAGCAATATCCTATGCAGGCGGAAGCGCTTTTTCAGAAAACGGAAAACGATGCCAAGCTGCGCCTTGAAACATACAAGCGTTTGGCCAACGCATAG